The nucleotide window CCGTGGAATTTCCCGGCGGCTACCCTTTCGTGGAAGATCTCCCCGGCGCTGGCGGCAGGTAACTCGATTGTGGTGAAACCGGCCGAGCTGGCGTCGCTGTCAACCCTGCGTATTGGCGAACTGGCGCTGGAAGCGGGAATTCCGGCCGGGGTGTTTAACGTGGTGCCGGGACTGGGGCATATTGCAGGCAAAGCACTGGGTTTACACCAGGATGTGGATGCATTGACCTTTACCGGCTCCACCGAAATTGGCCGTCAGTTCCTGCGTTACTCCGCCGACAGCAACCTGAAGAAAGTGGTGCTGGAGTGTGGCGGTAAAAGTCCGCAAATCATCATGCCGGATGTGTCGGAGAATCTCGACAGCATCGCCGAAAACCTGGCAAACGCTGCCTTCTGGAATATGGGGCAGAACTGCACCTGCGGCTCGCGCATTCTGGTGCATGAATCCATTAAAGACGCCTTTATGGTGGCGTTTACCAAAGCGGCGGCCATCTGGAAAAACGGCCAGCCGGGCGATCGCGCCACCAAACTCGGACCGATGATTGAACCCTCAGCATTGAAACGGGTGCTGGGTGCCATCGATCAGGCGGTCAGCGAAGGCGGCAAACTGGCGCTGGGTGGCAAACAGGTACTGACCGAGACCGGCGGCTGGTTCGTTGAGGCGACGATTATCGATCAGGTCACCGCAGAGATGACGCTGGCGCAGCAGGAAATCTTTGGCCCGGTGGTGGCGATCATGACCTTTGGATCTGAAGAAGAAGCGGTGACGTTGGCGAACAACTCAGAATATGGCCTGGCGGCGACGGTGTTTGCGAATGACATCAACGTGGCTATCCGCATGGCGCGTCAGATTCAGGCAGGCACCGTGGCGGTGAATGGCTATGGCGAAGGGGATATCACCACACCCTTCGGCGGCTATAAAACCTCGGGTTTTGGCGGCTACGACAAAGGTATCGAAGCCTTTGATCAATACACCCATGTGAAAACCGTCTGGGTTTCGCTGAGCTGATAAGGTCATGTCATGAATCTGATGGGAAAAAACTATATCGGCGGTGAACGCAGCAGCCAGCACGCCCCCGAGTTGTGCAGCGTCGATGCGCACAGCGGCGAAGCGTTGCCGTACCGTTTTAGCCAGGCCAGTCACCAGGAAGCGGAACAGGCGTGCCTCGCTGCTGAGCGTGCTTTTGCCCCTTACCAGGCGCTGCCATCCGAACAACGCGCGTCTTTTCTTGATGCCATCGCCGATGAACTCGATGCGCTGAACGATGATTTTATCCATTTGGTGATGCGTGAAACCGCGTTGCCGGAAGGACGCATTCGCGGTGAACGTGCGCGCACCAGTGGGCAGATGCGCCTGTTCGCCAGCGTGCTGCGTCGGGGTGATTATCTCGGCGTTCGCATCGACACCGCCTTGCCCGATCGCCAGCCGCTGGCAAGGCCGGATCTGCGCCAGCTTAAGGTTGGTGTCGGTCCGGTGGCGGTGTTTGGTGCCAGTAACTTCCCGCTGGCCTTCTCCACAGCAGGGGGCGATACCGCCGCCGCGCTGGCTGCCGGTTGCCCGGTGGTGGTGAAAGCGCACAGCGGCCATATGGCAACGGCGGAATGCGTGGCGGATGCGATTATGCGGGCGGCAGAGAAAACCGCGATGCCAGCCGGTGTGTTCAATATGATCTACGGCGGCAGCATCGGTCAGGTATTGGTTCGTCATCCGGCGATCCAGGCGGTGGGCTTTACCGGCTCACTGAAAGGGGGCCGGGCATTATGTGATATCGCGGCCGCCCGTCCACAGCCGATCCCAGTGTTTGCTGAGATGAGCAGCATCAACCCGATGATCTTGCTGCCCGGCGCACTGGCGGTGCGCAGCGAACGTATTGCGCGTGAACTGACCGATTCCGTGGTAGCCGGGTGCGGTCAGTTCTGTACTAACCCTGGGCTGATTATCGGTATCGCTTCGCCTCAGTTTTCCGCCTTCCTTGCCATGATGGCGGAGAATATCCGCACCAGCCCGGCGCAGACCATGCTGAACCGGGGTGTGTTGAGTAGCTATGAACATGGCCTGACGCAACTGCATCAACACAGCGGCATTCGTCATCTGGCCGGTGCGGTGCAACAGGGGCATCAGGCGGTGCCACAGCTGTTCGCAGCGGATGCATCGCTGCTGATTGCGGGTGATGACCTGTTGCAGGAGGAAGTCTTCGGCCCGGTGACCATTGCTGTTACCGTGCGCGATGAGGCGGAATTGCAGGCGGCGCTACAGGGGGTGCGTGGACAGCTGACCACCACGTTGCTGGCTGAGCCGCAGGATGTGCAGCAGTTCGCCCATCTGGTGCCACTGTTGCAACGCAAGGCCGGGCGGTTGCTGTTTAACGGCTATCCCACCGGCGTAGAAGTCAGCGATGCCATGGTACATGGCGGACCTTATCCGGCCACCTCCGATGCCCGCGGCACCTCAGTGGGAACGCTCGCCATTGACCGCTTCCTGCGTCCGGTGTGTTATCAAAACTACCCGGTGGAATTGCTGCCGGACGCGCTGAAACCTGATAATCCCCTCCATTTGCTACGGTTGGTGAATGGGGTTTATGGTCGCGAAGCGGGCTGAGTTACAACCCTGAGGCGTAGCTATGCAACGCCGGATCAATATCCACCTGATAGCCGGTTGCCAGACGGTTGGTTTCATTGGCCATGCCGATGATCGCCAACAGCTCGTTGCGCTGACCGGCCGTCAGTCCGGCTTTACGTGCTGCCGCCAGATGTGACACGGTGCAGTAATCGCAGCCATTGGTGATGGACACCGCAACATAAATCAATTCTTTGGTCAGCGGGTCCAGCTCACCTTCCGGTGACATGATGGCCTTGAGGCTTGACCAGGTGCGTTCCAGCGCCGCCGGATCATTAGCCAGCGCCAGCCAGAAATTGTTGATGGTCTCAACCTGACGGGTGTGTTTAATATCGTCAAACACCGCTTTAACGCGGGGTTCTGCCTGGTCTTCATTGATGTACTTAACTAACGCCATTGCGCTTCTCCTGTAATCAGCCGCTTAGTGCACTGCGGCATACATGATTTTTTTCTCGTCGGCCTGGTCGGCCATAAACTCTTCAACAATCCGGCCCTGGCGCGACACCAGAATGCGGTCAGCCAGCGCCAGAATTTCCGGCAGATAGGAGGAAATCACCACCACCGCCAGGCCGTCATCCGCCAGTTGGTTAATCAACTGATGAATCTCGCGGATCGCGCCGACATCCACGCCGCGCGTGGGCTCATCGAAAATGATCAGCTGTGGTTGCTGCACCAGGCTTTTGCCAATCACCACCTTTTGTTGATTACCGCCAGACAGCGCCACCACCGGTTCCTGAGGATTAAGCGCGCGGATGTTAAGCCGTTTCCGCCACAGTTCCGCCAGCGCGCTCTGCGCCCGGCGGCTGACGAACGCGGAACGATGCTGCTCCGACGCCAGCAGTCCGGCATAGAGGTTCTCGGCGATCGTGGATGTTTCGAAAAAGCCCTCGGATTTACGATCTTCGGTCACATACACGATGCCATCTTTCATTGCCTGACGTGGCACTCGATAACGTACCGGTTGGCCGTTAAGTTCGATGGTTCCCCCACGGGAAAAGTCACGCTTATCAATACCGGCGATAATGCGTGCCGTCTCGGTGCGACCCGAGCCAACCAAACCAAAAATACCGGTAATTTGCCCGCGATAGAGGGAAAAGGCGTTATTGCGTACTACATTGCCGCGCGACAGATCCTGCACACTCAGGATCTTCTCACCGGCTGGACGCGGTACGCGTGGCGCTGTGGTTGCTACGCCAGCCGTCGGCCTGCCCACCATCTGGGCAATGATGGTTTCGCGGTTGAACTGCCTGACGTCACCGGTGATCACATGCTTACCATCGCGCAGAATGGTGATGCGATCGGCCAGTTGCAACGCTTCTTCAATGGCGTGGCTGATAAATACCAGCGTGATCCCCTGTTGTTGTAAGCGGCGCATCAGGGCGAAGAAATGTTGTTTCTCCTCTGGCGTTAAGGTGGCGGTCGGTTCATCAAAGATAATCACCCTGGCTTGCAGACGCACCGCACGGGCGATTTCCACCATCTGCCGCTTGGCTGCGCCCAGCGTGGCAACCTGGGCTGTCGGATCAACCGGAAAATTCAGTGCCTGGAGGAACTGCTGCGCCGCGATATAGACGCCACGCAGGCGATTGAACGTCTTCTCATCTCCCAGCCAGATATTTTGCGCCACCGTCATCGAAGGAATCAGACTGGTTTCCTGGAACACCATCGCGATCCCCTGTTGGCGTGCGTCGGCGGGGGAGGTAAATTTAATCAGGCGATCTTCCCAGCGCAGTTCTCCCTGCTCGGGCGTGACCACCCCGGCGATGATTTTGCTGAGGGTAGATTTGCCTGCGCCATTCTCCCCGAGTAGCGCATGAATTTCACCCGCGCGCAGGCTGAAACTCACATCATCCAGTGCCTGTGCGCCATGATAATGTTTGCTGATGTGATCTAAGCGCAGCAACTCATGCATGGTAGGGCTCCTGACGTAAATTCATCACAACGTTACCGCCACGTGACGCGACCCATAGCGCGTCTGCGGTCTCCAGCACGCTGTTCACACCGTGTCGTTGTCCATCAGCCCGGCTGTGATAGCTGGCAAGTGGTTGTCCCTGTTGATCGAGTCGCACCACCAATCCCCACGAACGACTGGGAGACCAGGGTTTGTGTACCCCCATGACTTTTATCCCTCCGCACTGCAAAGGTTCAAGAAAACTGGCCCCCGATGCGTAGGCCGGGGCGATCCAGTATTCAGGCGCAACCTCGGCCAACATCGCGTGGCGATAAGCTTTCTCCTGTAACACAAACTCCACCAGCCGATTACGTGGGGCAAAGCAACTCAGCCAAAAGCCATGACCCTCCCGACAGGCAACGATGCGGGAGGGATAGGCCGGTAAATGATCTAACACCACACGGATGCCCGCACGGGTGAGCGACAGTGCGATCACCCGATGCCGCCAGCTTTCCGTGACCAGCAGCGTATCGGGTTGCGGGCCTGCGCAGACACCCTGTGGATAGCCCAATCCAGCGGCCAGACAACGCGCCTGTTGGCTGGCAAGATCCCAGAGCCATACCGATCCTTCACGGTGTTTGAGCAGCAGGTCGCGTGACCATTCGCTGGCGGGTAAACGTCGTGAACCGCTGCACAGCACCAGTTGCTGCCGATCGATAAACAGCATGGCGGTAATACAACCTATTTCAGGCTGAGGTGGTGTTAATGGTTGCGGCGAATTCCCCTGCCACAGCCATAACGAATCATCCGCTAAGGCCAGCACTACGCCGCCGCCTGGACGGGACGCCATGCTGATGATCGGGTGTGCGAACGTCCAAAGCAGGGCAGCGGCCGCGTGCGGTTGCTGCGGCAATCGCAGCAACTGATTGCCACTGGAGAACAGCACCCGATCGCCATCAGCGGATAAGTTATCGGGCTGCGTCACCGCCAGCCAGGGGGCTGCATCGTCCAGCGCGGTGTTGGGTTGGAGCGGGCCGTCCAGCGGGGGAATGGTCAAGGCCTTACCCCGAAACAGGTCGAGCAGGGAAAAACGGCTCATGCGGATCGCCCCCAATATGCGTTAAAGCTGGTCCAGTTAGGGTCGGCATCGGGCAGTCGATAGCGGCCAATGCGGTTATTCAAAATGCCACCGATGTAGAGATAGCCTTTGTGCTCGCGCATTGAGGTCACCATCGGATGGCTCATGCCACCCAGATTGCCCAGCACATCATGAATCTGGCCTTGCTCATCAAATTTCACCACGCCACCGGTATTGATGTTGGGAAACAGCCATTCGTCCTGCACCAGCCGTCGGGTCATGCGTCGCCGCATCGATGGATGGCGCAATGCCAGGTCGAAGCTCGGAGTCCGCATCCCCAGCCATGCCATCCAGTAGCGGCCATCCGATGCCCGATTGATGTTGTCGGGATATCCCGGCATATCGCGGATGACACACTCCAGCAGGCCTTTCTTCGGACCGTCGAACCAGTAACGGTGGACACGACATGCCCAGGATTCCGCCAGAAACAGCGACTGCCCATCGTGAGCGATGCACACGCCGTTGGTGTAGCGCAGGCCGCTGAGCAGGGTCTCGGTTTTGCCGCTGGTGGGGTGGTAACACAGTAACCGTCCGGTTGGTCGGCTTTCGATGCTATCCAGTGCCCATTCATGCGCATCGTAGCGCGTAGTGGAGTCAGTAAAGAACACGCGTCCATCCGGCGCGATATCGCAATCGTTGGGATCGCGCAGGCGTGCATCATCCACCACCGATAACCACGAGCGGCGGGTTTGCGTCGAAAGTTGCGTGACCTGGCGATCGTGGCTGACGGAATATAATCCCATGGCGCCAACACAGATTTTTAATGACCGATCTTTATCCAGTGCCAGGCCGAGCGGAAAGCCGCCAATATGGGTGAAGACTTCGGATCGCTGATAATCAGGGGCGAAAAAGCGGATAATCTCGCCGTGGCGTGTGCCGCAATAGAGATGATCATCATTATCGAGGATGACATCTTCCGGCCCTTCCAACTCGCCCAGCCCGATAAATTCGGTGTCGGCCAGTTTATCGTTCAGCGACCAGGGGGATTGTGCAGCAGGTTCAGCGGAGGGGGTGATACCCATGCGGGTATAGATCGGCGCGACGTAGACATTCGCCAACACCTTGTGACGATTCTTGAGCCAGCGGATATCCAGAAACACGGCAGCGATCAACACCAGGCCGAGTACCAGTTGGGTGCTGCCGCTTGGCAGTCCCAGGCGAATCAGCGCATTGGTCAACAGCAACACAATGATCGCGCCGAGGACGCCTTTCATGATCGATCCACGCCCACCGCCAAGACTGTTGCCACCGACGACGCCGGCTGTGAGCGCCATGATCTCCAGCCCTAATCCGGTGCCAGGACCGACCCCGGCCATGCGTGCGGCGAGTAAGAAGCCCGCCAGGCCGCAGCACAACCCCGAGAGTACATAGGTGATAAATACCGTGCGCCGCACGGCAATGCCGGTATTCCATGCTGAACGACGTGAGCCGCCCACAGCCTGGATGTGCCAGCCGAGACGCATACGGCTTAACAACAGATGCAAAGCCAGCGCCACCACGACTGCCAGCACAAAACTGACCGGCAGCGGCCCGATACTCTCTTCACCAATAAAGTCCCACTGCGGGTTATCCACTGCCGATTGCTGAATTTGTGAGGCGTATTTCACCACCAGAATATCGAACAGCGTGCGCAACAGGATAAAACTGACCAGCGTGGTCAGAAACGCCCGGAGTCGTAAATAGCCGATTAATACGCCATTGAAGGCACCCGCCAGCGCACCGGTTACCAGGGATAACAGCAGGGTTTGCCACAACGGCAGCGCCAGTAAACTATTGGCAGAGACGGCGGTAAAGGCGCTGAGGGCGAAGATGGCACCGACGCTGAGGTCAATCCCACCCCCCAGCATCACAATACTCATCCCCATCACCACCAGGGCAAATTCACCCCACTGGCGTGACAGATCGCTCAGGCTGGAGAGGGCGAGAAAACCGGGTAGGAAATGGTTGAGTGCAGGCAACAGCAGCAACAGAAACAGCAACGGAATGGCGTTGTCGATCCAGCGCTTGGTCAGTAACTCACCGATTAAATAACCAGGAATGAGGTTGTAGCGGAGCTGTGCCGCCCGTTCGCGCATAGACATATTGAGTGACCAAATAAACAAAGTGGTCAGCCGTACCCGGCTGACCGGAAGTGATTAGGCTGCCGCGTTGGCTTTCAGTGACCAGCAGGTGCCGGACTTCAGGTCGTTACGCGTGGTGATGGATTCCGGCGTATACAGCCAGGTTTTGCTGGTGCCTGCCGCGACACCACTTTGCAGCAGGAATTTCACCAGGGTGCTGACATCACGCGACTGATTCGGTACATCGGTTGAAACCAGTGCATCGATGACGCCGTTGTTGAGGCGATCGCAATCGGCCTGCTCACCACCGCCGGTGGTGGCGAGGAAGATCTTGCCGGTCTTGCCAGCGTCACGGATCGCCGCTCCAGTGCCCTGCGCGGTGGTTGACCAGAAATCCACAATGCCGCAGACATCAGGGTGTTGCTGAATCAATGTATTGGTGACGTTACGCGCGGTAGTTTCATCCCAGTTGGAGTAGGGCGCGGCGACCACTTCAAAACCCGGATGTTTTTTCAGTTCCGCCTGCAAGCCATCCCACTGATCAAGGCTGGAGGCATTCACCTGGTCGCCCTGGATCACGCCAATTTTTTTCGTTGAATTAGCCCCACAACCTTTAACCACCGCCTGGGCTTCTAACTGACCCACGGTGGTCCAGTCACTGCCAACAAAGGCATCAGATGAAAAGTTACTCGGGTTATCCACCTGAATAACGTAGATGCCCGCCTGTTGCGCCCGTTTATACAAGCGTGAATAGGACTGTAAATCGGGCGATTGTACGATCACCGCCGCCACTTTGCGGTTGATGGCATCGGTCAGCGCATTCGCGCCATCGTCCGGTTTCCAGTTGGGGTCGCGTGTTTCAAAATTGATGCCAGCCGCTTTCAGCGATTTGCCGATGTAGTAGGCCCAACCCTGTGACAAGTCCATGCCCATTGCCATCGGGATCAACACCACCGTTTTATCTTTGAAATGCTCTGCCACGCTGGTGGGGCCGGGATCGTCGCGACCGAAGGCGCTGCTGCCCCACATGCTGAGTGCCAAACCCAGCGCCACCACTTTTTGCCATTTATTCATATTCGTTACCCTGTGAGTGAAGAAGTGATCATTCAAATGTCGCCCTGTTGGTCGGTTTGCTCATCACGCGGGTTAATCACCCCGTCAATGATCAGGGCAATTAAAAGAAAACTGGCTTTGATCAGATTTTGATATAAGTCAGAAATATCAAGAATGGTGAGGCCATTGATTAACAGGCCAATCAGCAATGTGCCAAAGATAATATTACGCATGCCACCTTTGCCGCCGGATAATCCTATTCCACCGACCACCACCACCAATATCACGTCATACAGTAAGGTTGAGTTGATGATGCGGGTATTAATTGAATGCAGGCTGGTCACGATCACTAAACCCGCAACAAAGGCGACCAGGGCGGAAATAATATATTGCAGGGTAATCAGAGGACGAACCGGAATGCCACTGTTGCGTGCCGCCTGTAAATTATCACCCATGAGATAAAGATAACGACCATATTTTAAAAAACGCAGCAGCAATGCCATCAGCGCCGCCAGGGCGAAGAACAGAATGATCTCCAGCGGCACCGGACCGACGGATGCTTCACCCCATGCCGCAATGCCAGACTGAGATTTGGCAAGATAGATCACATCCTGACTGATTAACAATGAACGCCCGACGCCATAGACCAGAATGCCGGTCGCCAGCGTGGCAAACAACGCGGGGATTTCGGCATAGGCAATCAGGATACCGTTGACCGCACCAACGCCGACCACCGCCAGCAGCGTTAATGGCAAAGCCACTTCAAGCGATATTTGTTGATTCAGCATATTTAACAGCCAGGCGGTGGACATGGCCATGACTGAAATTAAGGAGAGATCGATACCGCGGCCAATGACAATCATGCCCATCGCGACGGCGAGAATGCCGAGCAGCGTGACGCTACGCACCAAATTAACCAGATTATCTGTGGAGAGAAAATGGGGTAAGAAAAGCGTAAAGACAATAAAAATTGCCACCGATAAAAGCAGTACGATGATTCCCTGCCGATCTCGCCGATAAATTCCGCTGACGTTCATTTTTACTCTTAATAGTCGGTCGCTAGATACCAGGATAATTCCTGTTGCAATCCTAAAAGAGGAGATTAAGAAAGTGAAAGCAGAAAAGTTGCGGCTAATAGAACAAAAACTGCAATGCAGAAGTAACGGATCAGTAAATAGGCAATCTGTAGCGGCGCGCTTTATCTCGCGAATTAACATCGCGTTGGCGTACAGCGCGATAAATCGCGCCGCTACGGTACTCTCAGTCGATAGCTAAATGGGTAATTGCCAACACTGCACGCGCTGCTTCTGCACCTTTTTTAACAAAGTGCTTTTCATAAAACTGAATAAACTCGTCAGCGGGTTGGAAATTATGGGGTGTCAGGGAGACGGAGAATACCGGGACATTGGTGCTTAATTGCACGTTCATCAAACCATCCACTACCGCCTGAGCAACAAAATCATGGCGGTAGATGCCGCCATCGACCACCAGCGCGGCACACACAATGGCGTCATATTTGCCGGTCTTCGCCAGACGTTGTGCCAGTAACGGCATTTCAAACGCGCCCGGTACGTCCAGCGCCTTTACTTCAGCATCGGCCTGTTGCAGCGATAACTCCTGCTGAAAACCTTCCAGCGCCTTACCGACAATCTCTTTATGCCAGCTGGCTTTAATAAAGGCGATATTCAATTTCTTCATAGTGACTCCAGTTTCCCACTGCAATTTCAGTATTTATTGTTTTGACAGGCTAAGAATAGTGCGAATATTTTGCGCCGTGGTCGCGATAATGTCGATGGCACCGGTACGCAACGCACCGAGAATCGCCATGGCTTTGGTATTTTCCGAGGCCACGGCGATGACACAGGGAATTTTACGCAGCTCATCGATACTGAGACCGATCACCCGATCGTTCATCACCGTATCCACTTGTTGTCCCTGGGCGTTAAAAAAAGCATACCCGGCAATGTCGCCCGTCACGCCCTGATTAACGCTGGCATCAATGATCTCATGGGGAGTAAACCAGCCCAGCTTCACCATATAACTGTTTTCGTTCATATCACCGATGCCCACCAACGCAATATCGGCTTTACGTGCACGGTCCAGTGTCTCTTTGATGGTGCCGTTCTGCATGAACGCATCTTTGAGCGCACGGTTTTCGACATAAGCCGGGGCATAGAGTGTTTCGCTGGTGCCACCAAACTTTTTCGCCAGACGGCGGCTGATATGGTCTGCATTGATGGCATCGCCTGGACGGTGTGTCCCACCAATTCCACAGATAAACTGACATTGACGCATCGGCACCTGGCCGGGATGATCGGCAACTGCCGCTACATTGCTGCCCTGGCCGACGGCGACCACGGTGTTCTCTTTCAGTGACTGCGTCAGGTGTGAGGAAACCAGCGCCGCGACCTGACGGCGTTGTTCGTCCGCATCCTGCAAATCCAGCGCAATCAGTGCGCGTTGCAGTTGCGGAAAGCGCTCCAGTAGCTGTTGTTCCAGACGGGTGCTGAATACTGGATGGTAGCGCACGTTGATTTCAACGATGCCTTCTTCACGTGCCCGTTTCAGCAGACGACCCACTTTGATGCGGGAGATACCAAACTTTTGCGCGATCTCTTCTTGGGTGATTTCGTCCTGATAATAGGCAACCGCAATTTCCGTCAGCAGCTCGG belongs to Pantoea sp. At-9b and includes:
- a CDS encoding aldehyde dehydrogenase, whose translation is MTSLPETVRTQALINGQFVAAEHGAVFDNYNPATGQVLNQIAACSEGDVDKAVQAAREAFQAGVWSRLDPRERKRILLKFASLLEQHTAELAQLDSIDAGKPISDCENFDIPDVVNNVRWYAEAIDKVFGKISPTGEGNLGLIVREPVGVVGMVLPWNFPAATLSWKISPALAAGNSIVVKPAELASLSTLRIGELALEAGIPAGVFNVVPGLGHIAGKALGLHQDVDALTFTGSTEIGRQFLRYSADSNLKKVVLECGGKSPQIIMPDVSENLDSIAENLANAAFWNMGQNCTCGSRILVHESIKDAFMVAFTKAAAIWKNGQPGDRATKLGPMIEPSALKRVLGAIDQAVSEGGKLALGGKQVLTETGGWFVEATIIDQVTAEMTLAQQEIFGPVVAIMTFGSEEEAVTLANNSEYGLAATVFANDINVAIRMARQIQAGTVAVNGYGEGDITTPFGGYKTSGFGGYDKGIEAFDQYTHVKTVWVSLS
- a CDS encoding aldehyde dehydrogenase (NADP(+)), coding for MNLMGKNYIGGERSSQHAPELCSVDAHSGEALPYRFSQASHQEAEQACLAAERAFAPYQALPSEQRASFLDAIADELDALNDDFIHLVMRETALPEGRIRGERARTSGQMRLFASVLRRGDYLGVRIDTALPDRQPLARPDLRQLKVGVGPVAVFGASNFPLAFSTAGGDTAAALAAGCPVVVKAHSGHMATAECVADAIMRAAEKTAMPAGVFNMIYGGSIGQVLVRHPAIQAVGFTGSLKGGRALCDIAAARPQPIPVFAEMSSINPMILLPGALAVRSERIARELTDSVVAGCGQFCTNPGLIIGIASPQFSAFLAMMAENIRTSPAQTMLNRGVLSSYEHGLTQLHQHSGIRHLAGAVQQGHQAVPQLFAADASLLIAGDDLLQEEVFGPVTIAVTVRDEAELQAALQGVRGQLTTTLLAEPQDVQQFAHLVPLLQRKAGRLLFNGYPTGVEVSDAMVHGGPYPATSDARGTSVGTLAIDRFLRPVCYQNYPVELLPDALKPDNPLHLLRLVNGVYGREAG
- a CDS encoding carboxymuconolactone decarboxylase family protein, coding for MALVKYINEDQAEPRVKAVFDDIKHTRQVETINNFWLALANDPAALERTWSSLKAIMSPEGELDPLTKELIYVAVSITNGCDYCTVSHLAAARKAGLTAGQRNELLAIIGMANETNRLATGYQVDIDPALHSYASGL
- a CDS encoding sugar ABC transporter ATP-binding protein, whose protein sequence is MHELLRLDHISKHYHGAQALDDVSFSLRAGEIHALLGENGAGKSTLSKIIAGVVTPEQGELRWEDRLIKFTSPADARQQGIAMVFQETSLIPSMTVAQNIWLGDEKTFNRLRGVYIAAQQFLQALNFPVDPTAQVATLGAAKRQMVEIARAVRLQARVIIFDEPTATLTPEEKQHFFALMRRLQQQGITLVFISHAIEEALQLADRITILRDGKHVITGDVRQFNRETIIAQMVGRPTAGVATTAPRVPRPAGEKILSVQDLSRGNVVRNNAFSLYRGQITGIFGLVGSGRTETARIIAGIDKRDFSRGGTIELNGQPVRYRVPRQAMKDGIVYVTEDRKSEGFFETSTIAENLYAGLLASEQHRSAFVSRRAQSALAELWRKRLNIRALNPQEPVVALSGGNQQKVVIGKSLVQQPQLIIFDEPTRGVDVGAIREIHQLINQLADDGLAVVVISSYLPEILALADRILVSRQGRIVEEFMADQADEKKIMYAAVH
- a CDS encoding SMP-30/gluconolactonase/LRE family protein — protein: MSMRERAAQLRYNLIPGYLIGELLTKRWIDNAIPLLFLLLLLPALNHFLPGFLALSSLSDLSRQWGEFALVVMGMSIVMLGGGIDLSVGAIFALSAFTAVSANSLLALPLWQTLLLSLVTGALAGAFNGVLIGYLRLRAFLTTLVSFILLRTLFDILVVKYASQIQQSAVDNPQWDFIGEESIGPLPVSFVLAVVVALALHLLLSRMRLGWHIQAVGGSRRSAWNTGIAVRRTVFITYVLSGLCCGLAGFLLAARMAGVGPGTGLGLEIMALTAGVVGGNSLGGGRGSIMKGVLGAIIVLLLTNALIRLGLPSGSTQLVLGLVLIAAVFLDIRWLKNRHKVLANVYVAPIYTRMGITPSAEPAAQSPWSLNDKLADTEFIGLGELEGPEDVILDNDDHLYCGTRHGEIIRFFAPDYQRSEVFTHIGGFPLGLALDKDRSLKICVGAMGLYSVSHDRQVTQLSTQTRRSWLSVVDDARLRDPNDCDIAPDGRVFFTDSTTRYDAHEWALDSIESRPTGRLLCYHPTSGKTETLLSGLRYTNGVCIAHDGQSLFLAESWACRVHRYWFDGPKKGLLECVIRDMPGYPDNINRASDGRYWMAWLGMRTPSFDLALRHPSMRRRMTRRLVQDEWLFPNINTGGVVKFDEQGQIHDVLGNLGGMSHPMVTSMREHKGYLYIGGILNNRIGRYRLPDADPNWTSFNAYWGRSA
- a CDS encoding sugar ABC transporter substrate-binding protein; translated protein: MNKWQKVVALGLALSMWGSSAFGRDDPGPTSVAEHFKDKTVVLIPMAMGMDLSQGWAYYIGKSLKAAGINFETRDPNWKPDDGANALTDAINRKVAAVIVQSPDLQSYSRLYKRAQQAGIYVIQVDNPSNFSSDAFVGSDWTTVGQLEAQAVVKGCGANSTKKIGVIQGDQVNASSLDQWDGLQAELKKHPGFEVVAAPYSNWDETTARNVTNTLIQQHPDVCGIVDFWSTTAQGTGAAIRDAGKTGKIFLATTGGGEQADCDRLNNGVIDALVSTDVPNQSRDVSTLVKFLLQSGVAAGTSKTWLYTPESITTRNDLKSGTCWSLKANAAA
- a CDS encoding ABC transporter permease, whose amino-acid sequence is MNVSGIYRRDRQGIIVLLLSVAIFIVFTLFLPHFLSTDNLVNLVRSVTLLGILAVAMGMIVIGRGIDLSLISVMAMSTAWLLNMLNQQISLEVALPLTLLAVVGVGAVNGILIAYAEIPALFATLATGILVYGVGRSLLISQDVIYLAKSQSGIAAWGEASVGPVPLEIILFFALAALMALLLRFLKYGRYLYLMGDNLQAARNSGIPVRPLITLQYIISALVAFVAGLVIVTSLHSINTRIINSTLLYDVILVVVVGGIGLSGGKGGMRNIIFGTLLIGLLINGLTILDISDLYQNLIKASFLLIALIIDGVINPRDEQTDQQGDI
- a CDS encoding 6,7-dimethyl-8-ribityllumazine synthase, encoding MKKLNIAFIKASWHKEIVGKALEGFQQELSLQQADAEVKALDVPGAFEMPLLAQRLAKTGKYDAIVCAALVVDGGIYRHDFVAQAVVDGLMNVQLSTNVPVFSVSLTPHNFQPADEFIQFYEKHFVKKGAEAARAVLAITHLAID
- a CDS encoding sugar-binding transcriptional regulator, coding for MNKNTLSQDAELLTEIAVAYYQDEITQEEIAQKFGISRIKVGRLLKRAREEGIVEINVRYHPVFSTRLEQQLLERFPQLQRALIALDLQDADEQRRQVAALVSSHLTQSLKENTVVAVGQGSNVAAVADHPGQVPMRQCQFICGIGGTHRPGDAINADHISRRLAKKFGGTSETLYAPAYVENRALKDAFMQNGTIKETLDRARKADIALVGIGDMNENSYMVKLGWFTPHEIIDASVNQGVTGDIAGYAFFNAQGQQVDTVMNDRVIGLSIDELRKIPCVIAVASENTKAMAILGALRTGAIDIIATTAQNIRTILSLSKQ